The following proteins are co-located in the Seriola aureovittata isolate HTS-2021-v1 ecotype China chromosome 7, ASM2101889v1, whole genome shotgun sequence genome:
- the fam110d gene encoding protein FAM110A, protein MKPLTPIGSPSPLRLLNKGPDYLRRQIDGGGQGRSISAVERLEADKAKYVKSQQVINTKQEPVLVPCATPPPQPRRAVAIPGSLTPHLPLRRSSNTPFSTLSGSFTSRDENENDDSRKENRRTSVDIEAHNRSNVNNVMPPSPRTPGINTLVAPHSAPILRRSTGKRMLRPDSLVIYRQKKECKSPSGAAVGENNNMEVKGYSFVRRLFQGSMREKSSGGEGRIQKMVIGEEKAPSRDGDSRMSWTNDKDTVDGGPGSRRSSKTDHERSPRSIPSPGLSCTPERTKDGFTNGTSDGVSNGITNGNHSSNHDDENDPWKRASPPPPPRRKFGQLHRSKSDLRLRCSVALSEQEHFFDFCGLDMDMIERLGRENFLSGASSIDTLSLALRSVGGDGCGGSEPSEFSRHSGDGLFQEELADQLPTGVSIIERNARVIKWLYGCKNAAREGPKESTV, encoded by the coding sequence ATGAAGCCTCTAACACCAATTGGATCCCCCTCTCCTCTGAGGCTCCTCAACAAGGGTCCAGACTACCTGCGCAGGCAGATAGATGGCGGTGGCCAAGGTCGCTCAATCAGCGCAGTGGAGAGACTGGAGGCGGACAAAGCCAAATATGTTAAGAGCCAGCAGGTGATCAACACCAAACAGGAGCCTGTACTGGTTCCCTGTGCCACCCCGCCACCGCAGCCTCGACGAGCTGTTGCCATCCCCGGCAGCCTGACCCCTCATCTTCCCCTACGTCGTTCATCCAACACCCCCTTCTCTACACTCTCTGGATCCTTCACTTCGCGAGACGAGAATGAAAATGATGACTCCAGAAAGGAGAACAGACGGACTTCTGTTGATATTGAGGCACATAACAGGAGCAATGTGAACAATGTAATGCCTCCTAGCCCCAGGACGCCTGGAATTAACACCTTAGTAGCGCCGCACAGTGCTCCTATACTCAGAAGAAGCACAGGTAAACGCATGTTGAGGCCTGACTCCCTCGTCATCTACCGGCAAAAGAAAGAGTGCAAGAGCCCAAGTGGTGCAGCGGTGGGAGAGAACAATAACATGGAAGTAAAGGGGTACAGTTTTGTCCGCCGCCTCTTTCAGGGCTCCATGAGGGAAAAGAGTAGCGGAGGTGAAGGCAGGATTCAGAAGATGGTCATCGGTGAAGAAAAAGCACCATCACGGGATGGAGACTCCCGCATGTCATGGACCAATGACAAAGACACTGTGGATGGTGGACCAGGGAGCAGGAGGTCAAGTAAAACTGACCACGAACGCAGCCCGAGGTCAATCCCTAGTCCCGGGTTGAGCTGCACGCCTGAACGGACGAAGGATGGATTTACAAATGGCACCAGCGATGGCGTTAGCAATGGTATCACCAATGGAAACCACTCAAGTAACCATGATGATGAGAATGACCCGTGGAAGCGGGcgtcaccaccaccaccacccagaCGGAAGTTTGGGCAGTTGCATCGCTCCAAGTCAGACCTGCGTCTGCGCTGCTCTGTAGCATTATCAGAGCAGGAGCATTTCTTTGACTTCTGTGGGCTGGATATGGACATGATAGAGCGTCTGGGTCGGGAGAATTTCCTCTCTGGGGCCAGCTCCATAGACACACTCTCATTGGCCCTCCGCAGCGTGGGCGGGGACGGCTGCGGCGGCTCAGAACCTAGCGAGTTCTCCCGACACTCAGGAGACGGCCTGTttcaggaggagctggctgatCAGCTTCCCACTGGGGTGTCAATCATCGAGAGAAACGCTCGTGTCATCAAGTGGCTTTACGGGTGTAAGAACGCTGCTCGAGAGGGACCCAAAGAGTCTACAGTTTAA